TGTTTCCAATACCGTGCTGAGGATGTCCAGCTCATCATCGGCCTGAAAAATGTTAACCTGATCTATGTTTTCTATTTTTAATGCTGCAGAAAGGGAATAGGAATTGGATTCATACACCTGACCGAAATTCAGCTCCAATCCCGGTTGTTGAAGTTCTTTGCCGGTTACGATGATCGAAATTTTAGGCATTGGATAGACTTCCAGAGTTTTGACACCAATTCCTGCAAGAAACCCGATGGCTGCAGGGCTTAACAGATTGCCTTTTCTCACCGCCAGCTCGCCGGTTTTAACCTCAGCGCCCTTGTTTCTGACATTCGAACCCGCCTGGAGATTTTGATCCTGTAAAACAATCCTGCCATTTTTAAAGATCACCTTTTCCTGCATCACCACTGTGTCTGCTCCCTCAGGGAGAGGGGCTCCGGTAAAGATCCTGCTGGTTTCTCCCTCTTTCAGGACAAAAGAATGCTCAGTTCCGGCGGCCATTTCCCCATTTAGCTGCAACTCCTTTTCATGGTCCCTGAACTTCAGGGCATAACCATCCATCGAGGATTGCGGAAAGGCAGGAATGTCGCAACCTGCATAAATATCTTTTGCCAGAATATGTCCGGATGTCTTTTCCAGGTTCAGCTGAATCGGTTTTAATGGCGTAATGTGTTTAGAAATGAGGGCTTTTGCCTCCGAAACTGTGATCATGCTAAAATCTATCCTCCAATGGTAATCATACTTCTATTCTTAATGGCATCCGCATCGAGTTGTTCAAAATGAGCCCCCAGTTGTCCGCCGAGTTCCTTTTTCTTGCTCCATATAGAAGCATGGATTAATGGAAGTACGGCTTCCTTATTTCTCAGCGCGGAAAGCAGGTCTGTTTCCCCATCACTGAAGAGGCAGTTTTTCAACTTCCCATCGGCCGTTAAACGCATTCTGTTGCAAGTGCTACAGAATGGTGCGGTCATGGTGCTGATAACGGCAAAAGAGCCTTCATGCCCGGGAATCATGAAACTCTTGGCGGTATCATGCGGTTCTGCCTTGACAGGTAAGAAGGTAAAGTCATTGGCAATGGTGGCCAGAATTTCATCCAGCGAGCACATTTTGTTGCTGGTCCATTTGTTTCCGCTAAATGGCATAAACTCGATGAAACGGATCTGGATGGGATTGTGTTTCGTCCAGTCGATAAAGTCTTTGATCTCGTCGTCGTTAAGTCCTTTCATCACCACCATATTGATCTTTACCGTAATTTTATGCTGCAACAACAGTTCTATATTGCTTCGGACCTGGTGAAACAAATCCCTTCTGGTGATGAGTAAAAATTTCTCTGGTTGCAGGGTATCGAGACTAATGTTTACTGTTTTTATACCAGCCTCCAAAAATGTGGGCAGCATCTCGGTAATGCGCGTTCCGTTGGTGGTAATGACCAGCTCTACAGGAAGTTTCCCTAAGGCGGCGATAATTTCTGCAGCATCTTTACGCACCAAAGGCTCTCCGCCGGTAAGCCTGATCTTTTTAACCCCCTGTTCCACAAATATCCTGGCAAGCTGAACAATTTCGTCGGTCTGCATTAGTCTGGAGGCAGGGCTAAAGTCGTACTCTTCCTCTGGCATGCAGTAGAAACAACGGAAATTGCAGTTATCAGTAAGTGATATCCGCAGGTAATCGTGTACTCGTCCAAAAGAATCTGCTATCATCTGTAATTAATTAAATTGTTGTAATCGGTTTCTGTATCGATATCGATGTGTCCCAATTCAAATGAAATGGTTTCTGTATCTTCCGGATATTGTTTCAACAGGTGTTTTGCCCCCTCATTTCCGCTGAGTGATAATAGTTCATCGAAATATTTTCTATGGAAAAGAGCAGGGGTACCAATGGTTTGCGCATAACTGCTGGCTACCATTGACTTACCTGAATGTTGTTGTTTTTTGATCAGGTTTTCGAAAATCTCCGGACTGATAAAGGGTTGGTCGGAGACGGCAATGATCAGCTGCTGCAAAGTATTATCCTGAGCCAACAGGGTGGTTAATCCAGCAGAAATACTGGAAGACATGCCTTCTGCCCAGCTTTCGTTAATGATATAGCTGATCCCGGCATGTTGATGCTGTTCCAAAATCTCCGAAGCATAGGCACCAAGCACCACCACGAGGGGCCTACAGGAACTTTCAATAGCAGCCATGCTGGCAATGTCCAGGAGCGTCTTTCCCTGATAGCTGACCAGTTGCTTTGGTTTTCCCAGGCGGCTGGAATTCCCTGCGGCTAATATGATGATTCCGGTATTCATGGATTGGCTTTTATTTCGTGTACATGAATCGGACTTTTCTTCTCTTTTAGTAAACCAGCCGAGGCACCGCTGAACACAGATTTGATCTCAGCAATGATAGATATAGCGATTTCTTCGGCAGTTTCTGCACCGATATCCAGACCAACAGGGCCATGTATCCTGGATTTGTTTTCCGCTGTATTCCGGTTTAACTCTTCAAGCATCCTGGTTAGTTTTTTCCTGGGCCCAAGGGTGCCAATATAAGGTGTTTGGGTATCTAAAAGACGATTCAGCAGATCCAGATCGTAATTGTAATTATGTGTCATCAGCACAAATGCGGTTTGCTCATCTATATTTACCTGTCCGAGGACTTGTTCCGGCTTAGCAACCAGGACCTGATTGGCATTCGGAAAACGTGCTGCAGAGGCATGGGTAGGCCTGCCATCTACCACTGTGACTTCCCATCCCAGCAGGTAGGCGACCTCTGCCAAGGGTTGTGCATCATTTCCTGCACCGGCAATCACCAGGGAAACAGGTGGTCTGACAAATTCTAAAAAACAATCCAGTTCATTCCCGGCAATCGTATAACTGGTAAAAGCAGCAGTTTTATTGCGCCATACCTCAGCAATGTCTTCGATAATTGTCGGCCTGAGTTCGGCTGAGCTATTGGCTTGGATGCCATCTTTTCTGTACAACATACTGGTTCCGGGTTGTATTCTGGAATTCAATGAGAAAAGTGTAACCAATACCGCATCTTCACGCTTAGCCTGTAATGCTCTTAAGATGGCAATGGGGTTAAACACCACCTGATCAATTATGGGTTCAAAAAGAATGTGGACAATGCCATTGCAGCCGAGCTGAACCCCGATCTTCGCATCATCTTCATCAGTGGTATCATAAGTAATGAGTTTATTTTCCTGCTGCACAATGGCAGAAAGCGCCTTTCTTAAGGCATCACCTTCCAGACAGCCTCCACTGATGGCGCCGGTAAGCTGCCCGTCTTCGGTAATCAGCATCCTGGCACCGGGTCGTCGATAGGAGGAACCCTCTACCTTTACTACCGTGGCCAGCGCTGTTTTTTTATGGTCTTTTACCGCTTTTTGATGGGCTTTAAGTATGTCCGCAATTTCTTTCATCAGCACCTTGATCGTTATACCGCGTTTAAATCAAAAGGAAGTTTCCTGATCCTTTTTCCGGTTAAATCGTAAATGGCATTGGTCAGGGCAGGAGCAAAGGCCGGTAAACCCGGCTCACCAACTCCGCCTGCATTTTCTTCATTTTCCATGATGTGTACCTCGATTGGCGGGATATCCGTAATTCTCGGCATCTTGTAATCATAAAAGTTTCTTTGTTCTACCAGACCGTCTTTAAACGTGATTTCATGAATGGTTGCAGCGCCAATTGCCATAACAATGCTGCCTTCTACCTGAGCTTTGATGATATCCGGGTTCACATACCACCCGCAATCCATCACTGCCCAAACCTGATCGATTTTAACTTTTCCGTCTGCATTTCTGGATACCTTGACAATCTGGCCTACAGTACTGTTGAAACACTCCGTAATTGCAACGCCAAAGCCCTCATTTTTCTTGCGTTGTTTCCAGCCTGATATTGCCTCCATTTTGTCGATCAGGTGCTGACAACGTTCTTCTTGCAGGTATTTCCTTCTGAGATCCAGCGGATCTTTGCCTGCTGCGACGGCAACTTCATCCAGAAAGCTTTCATAAGCAAAGCCATTGGTAGAAGCATATACAGATCTCCACCACATGATGGGAATTGGAGTTTCAAATTTTACTTCGGCAAAGCTGATGTTTTTGATGCTTTCGAAATAGGGTTGTAGAAATCCTTCAGAGGTACTTCCGTTGGCCTTATCTGTTTTACCACTCATCCAAAACTCAATATTCTGACCAGCCATACGGAACTTTAGTGCAGTGACTTCTCCATTTTGAATTGCTGCCTGACACCTGTAAGAGATTCCCGGGCGGTAAGGGCCCTGAGTGGCATCGTCTTCTCTTGTCCATACGACCTGAACCGGCGCACCGATTTCTTTGGAGATGATGGCCGCTTCATGGGGATAATCCATAAATGCTTTTCTGCCGAATCCACCGCCAAGGAAAGTCATGTTGACAATCACTTTGTCCCGGGCCAGTCCGAGTTGTGTGCCAATGAAATCCTGCACCCATTCCGGAGCCTGAATTGGTCCCCAGATTTCTATTTTATCACCCTGATAATGGGCCACGCAATTTAAGGGTTCCATACAACTATGGGATTGGTAAGGCGTCTGGTAAACCACATCCACGATTTCAGCTCCCTGTTTAAGCGCATCATCCGGATCTCCCTGTTTCTTCAGGTACATCCCTTCCTTGGTTTGCAGCTCTTCCTGTTGGCGTTTGTAAATATCGGCAGTATTGATGTGCTCAAAGCCGGTATCGTCCCATTCCACTTTCAATACCTTCTTTCCCTGCATCGCTGCCCAGGTGGTATTGGCGACAATCGCGACGCCTTCACGGAAGGTGCTGAAAACCCCCATACGAACTTTAAAAACTTTTGTTACCCCAGGTACTTTCAGGGTTGCACTGGCGTCGAAGCTTTTTACCACACCACGTAAACGTGGATTGCGTTCTACAACAGCGTACTGCATACCAGGTAATTTCTTATCCAATCCGAAGATGGCGGTACCGTTTGTTTTTAAAGGCGTATCCTGTCTGAGGAGGGGTTTACGGATCAGTTTATATTCTGATATTTTCTTCAGGACCACTTCTTTTGGTGCCTCTAGTTTTGAAGCCTCCACAACCAGTTCTCCGTAATGAAATTTCTTTCCGGAAGGTTTATGGAAGACATGCCCTGACTGCGCATAACATTCAGAACTGTTCACGGCCCATTTCTTAGCTGCGACAGCGATGAGCATGACCCTTGCAGTGGCACTTAATTTCAATAAATTCTTATAGGAGCCCCTTATTGTAGAGCTTCCTCCAGTGATCTGATTACCGTATTTTTCCCTGTTGCCCTGTGCAAAAACGATGTTTACGTCTTTCAGGTCAACTTCGAGTTCTTCTGCAATAATCTGTGGGACGGATTGAAAGGAGCCTTGTCCCATTTCGGCACGGTGGTTAAAAATAGTAACCTTGCCATCTGTATCTATATGAATCCAGGCATTCAGCTCTACATTTGAACCTGCTGCTCCGGTTGCATTTATTATTTCTGCGTTTCTGGCGCTTGAAGGAAAATAGAAACCTAAGCACAATGCGGTGCCTGCCAGACCTGAAACCCTGAGAAAATCTCTTCTGGAAACTTGGTTAGTACTCATAGTTATGGGTTTTAAGTTTATTTTCTTTTAGGAGCATAGGCTCCGGTTTTGATCCATGTTTCCCATGCTTTTTTAAATGCTGCATGGCTCATTGGAGGTGTTGTACGTCCTTCGCCCGGATTCCAGCCTGCCAGTACCAATCCATCATCAGCATGTTCCAACAATTGTTTCATGGATTTATTGCCATTCTGTTTAGGGTCTACCAGTTGTTTCGCCAGCTCATGAGCAGTCTTGCCCTGAAACACCATCTTCATGTTAGCCGGTGGTAAATGCCAGTCCGGATTTCCAGGAGGGGTGTGCACACCAACAGTATTGTTTGGCTGATGGCAGTTCGCGCATTTCATAGCGAAAACACCTTTGCCATCATGACCTCTTTTCGGAAGCATTTCATGCAAATGGCTGTCGTCTCCCTGTAAAGGAACATCTCCTGAAGGATGGCAGTTCATACAACGTGGACTCATGAGCACCTTATAAACCTGTTCAAAGGCTTTAACAGAGGCCACACTATCTTTTTTAGTTTTCGGTACCGGCTTACCGGTAAGTCCTGGTTGCTGGTTTACCGCATTCAGACCGAAGGCCATCACTCCAACCAGAGAGAGCAGGAGGGCCATTATCGTGATTGATCTTTTCATTTCGCGCCGCCTTCCTTTTTATGCATCTCTGCAGCCAGGTGAATCGCTTTACGAATGCGGGGATAAGTGCCGCAGCGACAAATGTTTCCGGACATAGCGCTGTCAATATCTTCATCCGTCGGATTTGGATTTTCCCGCAGCAAGACCGCAGCAGACATCAGCTGACCTGAATGGCAATACCCACATTGTGGCACACTCACTTCATTCCATGCCAGCTGAAGGGGATGGTCATTATTTTTTGACAGCCCTTCTATGGTGACGATTTTCTGGCCTGCCGCACGGCTAACCTTTGTTACACAGGAGCGTACAGCTTCTCCGTTCAGGTGGACTACACATGCTCCGCATTGCGCAACACCACAGCCATATTTGGTTCCGGTTAAACCAACAAGGTCACGAATTGCCCATAGAAGCGGCATATCCGGATCTGCATCGACCTCATAAGATTTTTGATTGATATTTAAGTTAATCATATGCTAATGGTTTGGTTTCGTTTAGATTGGTCTTCTCTCAAAGTTACTGGACTTAAAGTCTTGTTTTTTACGATTTTCAAACAATATATTATGATAATCAAACTATTGTTAATACCAGGATTCTTATTTTCCTATTAAAATACTGTTTTTTTCTACCAATTTTGAGTTTTTATCTCGAAAATTTTGAAGGTTAATCCTTCTATTCCTGATCGGTAACAGTTTGCAGCCATACAGTAGGCCCATTTTGCCTGAATAATAATTATACTTGTATAGGTCTGAATCATAATAAGTACCTCTATCCAAATTTATATGAATATTTTGTCTCTTTTAATCGGTCTCTTGTCGCTGGTAGGTGGCACCTTCGTGTTGGTTACCTATAAGTTCCCCAGAAAAAACAGGTTTAGAAGGTACGATGCAATGTTTACCACCCGGATGGGTATTCACATTATGGTTATATCTGCAATTGTTGCCTTATACGGGGCTAAGACCCTAATTGAGGAACTGAAAAAGATCTTATGATTTATCCATATCAGGAAGGTCTTCTGTTAAAGAAAGTTAAAATAAATCCTTTTGGCAGGAGGAATGCTAATTTTAACTGAAACAATCTTTCTCATGAATTTATCTAAAATTAACATTCTCCTCTTCTTTACTTTTATCGCATTCACCTCTGTCCGATTGTTCGCTCAGGAAAGCAACTTAGCGGTAGTCAATAGTTTAAACAAAGTAATCAGACCCATTGAAACACTTGGAGCAGACAGCAGTTTCACAGATATTGACTTTTTAAAAGAAACGCTAAAAGATAAGGAGTTGATTGCCATAGGCGAAGTCAGCCACGGGACCGCTGAAGTTTTTAAATACAAAGATCGTTTGGTCAGGTTCTTAGTCACCAATCTTGGTTATAAAGCCATCGCCTTTGAAAGTGATTATATCGCAATGGAAAATATAGACAATTACATCAGTGGCAAGACAGATAGCCTGGTATTTATATATGGAACGCCTGTGATTTCTACCAATCGATTAATGATCGAATGGTTGAGAAAATATAACCTAAACCAACCCGATTCAGATAAAGTTCATGTTTACGGTATCGAAGCCCGGGGTTTTC
This region of Pedobacter steynii genomic DNA includes:
- the moaA gene encoding GTP 3',8-cyclase MoaA; this translates as MIADSFGRVHDYLRISLTDNCNFRCFYCMPEEEYDFSPASRLMQTDEIVQLARIFVEQGVKKIRLTGGEPLVRKDAAEIIAALGKLPVELVITTNGTRITEMLPTFLEAGIKTVNISLDTLQPEKFLLITRRDLFHQVRSNIELLLQHKITVKINMVVMKGLNDDEIKDFIDWTKHNPIQIRFIEFMPFSGNKWTSNKMCSLDEILATIANDFTFLPVKAEPHDTAKSFMIPGHEGSFAVISTMTAPFCSTCNRMRLTADGKLKNCLFSDGETDLLSALRNKEAVLPLIHASIWSKKKELGGQLGAHFEQLDADAIKNRSMITIGG
- a CDS encoding (2Fe-2S)-binding protein, whose amino-acid sequence is MINLNINQKSYEVDADPDMPLLWAIRDLVGLTGTKYGCGVAQCGACVVHLNGEAVRSCVTKVSRAAGQKIVTIEGLSKNNDHPLQLAWNEVSVPQCGYCHSGQLMSAAVLLRENPNPTDEDIDSAMSGNICRCGTYPRIRKAIHLAAEMHKKEGGAK
- a CDS encoding nucleotidyltransferase family protein — encoded protein: MNTGIIILAAGNSSRLGKPKQLVSYQGKTLLDIASMAAIESSCRPLVVVLGAYASEILEQHQHAGISYIINESWAEGMSSSISAGLTTLLAQDNTLQQLIIAVSDQPFISPEIFENLIKKQQHSGKSMVASSYAQTIGTPALFHRKYFDELLSLSGNEGAKHLLKQYPEDTETISFELGHIDIDTETDYNNLINYR
- the glp gene encoding gephyrin-like molybdotransferase Glp, which translates into the protein MITVSEAKALISKHITPLKPIQLNLEKTSGHILAKDIYAGCDIPAFPQSSMDGYALKFRDHEKELQLNGEMAAGTEHSFVLKEGETSRIFTGAPLPEGADTVVMQEKVIFKNGRIVLQDQNLQAGSNVRNKGAEVKTGELAVRKGNLLSPAAIGFLAGIGVKTLEVYPMPKISIIVTGKELQQPGLELNFGQVYESNSYSLSAALKIENIDQVNIFQADDELDILSTVLETALKDSDVVLLTGGVSVGDYDFVIEASRRCAVAQVFHKVKQKPGKPLFFGTRGTKLVFGLPGNPSSVLSCYYNYVLPAIKQMTQKENSVKEVTARLTSDYQKPSGLTHFLKGSYENGKVTPLNAQESFRLSSFAQANCLICLNEEQQNFTAGETVDVMILPQ
- a CDS encoding XdhC family protein; its protein translation is MKEIADILKAHQKAVKDHKKTALATVVKVEGSSYRRPGARMLITEDGQLTGAISGGCLEGDALRKALSAIVQQENKLITYDTTDEDDAKIGVQLGCNGIVHILFEPIIDQVVFNPIAILRALQAKREDAVLVTLFSLNSRIQPGTSMLYRKDGIQANSSAELRPTIIEDIAEVWRNKTAAFTSYTIAGNELDCFLEFVRPPVSLVIAGAGNDAQPLAEVAYLLGWEVTVVDGRPTHASAARFPNANQVLVAKPEQVLGQVNIDEQTAFVLMTHNYNYDLDLLNRLLDTQTPYIGTLGPRKKLTRMLEELNRNTAENKSRIHGPVGLDIGAETAEEIAISIIAEIKSVFSGASAGLLKEKKSPIHVHEIKANP
- a CDS encoding molybdopterin cofactor-binding domain-containing protein, which gives rise to MSTNQVSRRDFLRVSGLAGTALCLGFYFPSSARNAEIINATGAAGSNVELNAWIHIDTDGKVTIFNHRAEMGQGSFQSVPQIIAEELEVDLKDVNIVFAQGNREKYGNQITGGSSTIRGSYKNLLKLSATARVMLIAVAAKKWAVNSSECYAQSGHVFHKPSGKKFHYGELVVEASKLEAPKEVVLKKISEYKLIRKPLLRQDTPLKTNGTAIFGLDKKLPGMQYAVVERNPRLRGVVKSFDASATLKVPGVTKVFKVRMGVFSTFREGVAIVANTTWAAMQGKKVLKVEWDDTGFEHINTADIYKRQQEELQTKEGMYLKKQGDPDDALKQGAEIVDVVYQTPYQSHSCMEPLNCVAHYQGDKIEIWGPIQAPEWVQDFIGTQLGLARDKVIVNMTFLGGGFGRKAFMDYPHEAAIISKEIGAPVQVVWTREDDATQGPYRPGISYRCQAAIQNGEVTALKFRMAGQNIEFWMSGKTDKANGSTSEGFLQPYFESIKNISFAEVKFETPIPIMWWRSVYASTNGFAYESFLDEVAVAAGKDPLDLRRKYLQEERCQHLIDKMEAISGWKQRKKNEGFGVAITECFNSTVGQIVKVSRNADGKVKIDQVWAVMDCGWYVNPDIIKAQVEGSIVMAIGAATIHEITFKDGLVEQRNFYDYKMPRITDIPPIEVHIMENEENAGGVGEPGLPAFAPALTNAIYDLTGKRIRKLPFDLNAV